The following proteins are encoded in a genomic region of Tissierellales bacterium:
- the glpK gene encoding glycerol kinase GlpK — MEKKYILALDQGTTSSRAILFNHDGEIVKVAQKEFTQIYPKPGWVEHDAMEIWGTQSGVAREVLETAGVSPFEVAAIGITNQRETTVVWDKNTGKPVYNAIVWQCRRTAGICDELKARNLEDYVRENTGLVVDAYFSGTKIKWILDNVEGAREKAEKGELLFGNIDTWLIWNLTRGKVHVTDYSNASRTMLYNIKDLKWDEKMLKELNIPASMLPEVRQSSEVYGETDEKTFGGALIPIAGIAGDQQAALFGQACYEEGMAKNTYGTGCFMLMNTGEKMVPSKNGLLTTIAWGVDGKVEYALEGSIFIAGASVQWLRDEMKLISDAKDSEYFATKVSDTNGVYVVPAFAGLGAPYWDMYARGTIVGLTRGANRNHIIRATLESIAYQTKDVLSAMEEDSGITLSTLKVDGGAVANNFLMQFQSDILGVDVHRPEVTETTALGAAYLAGLAVNFWDSKETIAKRWAMNREFKPEIENDERVKLYDGWKRAIGRAKGWEEA, encoded by the coding sequence ATGGAAAAGAAATACATTCTAGCGTTAGACCAAGGAACAACTAGTTCAAGAGCTATATTATTTAATCATGATGGTGAAATTGTAAAAGTAGCACAAAAAGAATTTACTCAAATTTATCCAAAGCCAGGCTGGGTAGAGCATGATGCAATGGAAATTTGGGGAACTCAATCAGGAGTGGCTAGAGAGGTATTGGAAACAGCTGGAGTAAGTCCTTTTGAAGTAGCGGCGATAGGTATTACAAATCAGAGAGAGACTACAGTAGTTTGGGATAAAAACACAGGTAAGCCAGTTTATAATGCTATAGTTTGGCAGTGTAGAAGAACAGCTGGGATTTGTGATGAGTTAAAAGCTAGAAATTTAGAAGATTATGTTAGAGAAAATACAGGATTGGTAGTAGATGCTTATTTTTCTGGAACAAAAATCAAGTGGATATTAGATAATGTTGAAGGTGCAAGAGAAAAGGCGGAAAAGGGAGAACTTTTATTCGGTAATATAGACACTTGGTTGATCTGGAATCTTACTAGAGGAAAGGTACATGTTACAGATTATTCAAATGCATCTAGAACAATGCTTTACAATATTAAAGATTTAAAATGGGATGAGAAAATGTTGAAAGAATTAAACATCCCGGCATCTATGCTTCCAGAAGTAAGACAATCAAGTGAAGTATATGGTGAAACTGATGAGAAAACTTTTGGTGGAGCACTTATCCCTATCGCTGGTATAGCAGGGGATCAACAAGCTGCGTTATTTGGACAAGCTTGCTATGAAGAAGGAATGGCTAAGAATACTTATGGAACTGGTTGTTTCATGCTTATGAATACAGGCGAGAAAATGGTTCCATCTAAAAATGGATTGCTTACAACTATTGCATGGGGAGTTGATGGCAAAGTTGAGTATGCATTGGAAGGAAGTATTTTTATTGCAGGAGCTTCTGTTCAGTGGCTTAGAGATGAAATGAAATTGATAAGTGATGCTAAAGATAGCGAATACTTTGCAACAAAAGTAAGTGATACAAATGGAGTTTATGTAGTACCTGCATTTGCTGGACTTGGAGCACCTTATTGGGATATGTACGCTAGAGGTACTATAGTAGGACTTACTCGCGGTGCAAATAGAAATCATATAATTAGAGCTACGTTAGAGTCTATAGCATATCAAACAAAAGATGTTTTAAGTGCAATGGAAGAGGATTCAGGAATTACTCTTAGCACATTGAAAGTAGATGGTGGGGCTGTAGCAAATAATTTCTTGATGCAATTCCAATCAGATATATTAGGTGTTGATGTTCATAGACCTGAAGTTACTGAAACTACAGCATTAGGAGCAGCTTACTTAGCTGGTTTGGCAGTTAATTTCTGGGATAGTAAAGAAACTATTGCTAAGCGTTGGGCAATGAACCGTGAATTTAAGCCAGAAATCGAAAACGATGAGAGAGTAAAACTTTATGATGGCTGGAAGAGAGCTATTGGTAGAGCAAAAGGATGGGAAGAAGCATAA
- a CDS encoding PLP-dependent aminotransferase family protein, producing MELLPYIDFKIKKPIYIQIYDYIKNEILEGKIKTDEKLPSIRLLAENLNISKTTVEAAYTQLIMEGYVESKPHRGYFTKFVEKYDVETENMVKSSVDYEVNSVSSTKSIDLCAAPISIWKKSYNQVMRECPEVFTSYGEVQGSKLLRIELMNYLHRSRGVNCDVNQIIIGSGVQDLLTLLVMILGENVKIVGIEEPGFRKASKRFEDLGLKICPIEVENSMLIKNIQKEKDLDLLYLTPSHQFPMGQVMPIAKRIEVLRWAIDNDTYIIEDDYDSELRYKGNPIPSLQGIDKSGRVIYISSISKVLTPAIRISYMVLPKTLCKLYESKRDRYSQTASSIDQIVLANIMREGNFEKHIRRIRKIYSRKNEILILSLKKIFGDDVDIVGQETGLNILVKFNGIKRKIDENTNWNNNNMTLTPLDYYYYSKKDIKKTKYFLLSYAGVSDEEIENNIEKLREWIKLDKKYQKL from the coding sequence TTGGAATTATTGCCTTATATTGATTTTAAAATAAAAAAGCCTATATACATACAAATATACGACTACATAAAAAATGAGATTCTAGAAGGGAAAATAAAAACTGATGAAAAGTTGCCATCAATTAGACTATTAGCAGAGAATTTGAACATAAGCAAAACTACTGTTGAAGCTGCTTATACACAATTAATAATGGAGGGATATGTTGAAAGTAAGCCGCACAGAGGTTACTTTACAAAGTTTGTAGAAAAGTATGATGTCGAAACTGAAAATATGGTGAAGTCGAGTGTAGATTATGAAGTTAATAGTGTGTCTTCTACAAAGTCTATTGATTTATGCGCAGCACCAATAAGTATTTGGAAAAAATCATATAATCAAGTTATGAGGGAATGTCCAGAAGTATTTACATCATATGGTGAAGTACAAGGTTCTAAGCTATTGCGGATAGAACTTATGAATTATTTACATCGTTCTAGAGGTGTGAATTGTGATGTAAATCAGATTATAATTGGATCTGGAGTCCAAGATTTGTTGACATTATTGGTTATGATATTGGGAGAAAACGTTAAAATAGTGGGCATTGAGGAGCCAGGATTTAGAAAAGCTAGCAAGCGTTTTGAAGATTTGGGTTTGAAAATATGTCCTATAGAAGTAGAAAATAGTATGCTTATAAAAAATATACAAAAAGAAAAGGATTTGGATTTGCTATATTTGACACCTTCACATCAATTCCCAATGGGGCAGGTTATGCCTATAGCTAAGAGGATAGAGGTATTACGCTGGGCTATTGACAATGATACATACATTATAGAAGATGACTACGATAGTGAACTTAGATATAAAGGTAATCCGATACCTAGTTTACAAGGGATTGATAAGAGTGGCAGAGTAATATATATAAGCTCTATATCAAAAGTGCTTACGCCTGCCATAAGAATCAGCTATATGGTTTTACCAAAAACACTTTGCAAATTATATGAGAGTAAAAGAGATAGATATAGTCAAACAGCATCTTCTATAGACCAGATTGTTTTGGCTAATATAATGAGAGAGGGGAATTTTGAAAAACATATAAGGCGTATTAGAAAAATTTATAGTAGGAAAAATGAAATACTGATACTTTCATTAAAAAAAATATTTGGAGATGATGTAGATATAGTAGGTCAAGAAACTGGTTTGAATATTTTGGTCAAATTTAATGGTATAAAACGAAAAATAGATGAAAATACTAATTGGAATAATAACAATATGACATTAACTCCGCTGGATTATTACTATTATAGTAAGAAAGATATAAAAAAAACGAAATATTTTTTATTGTCATATGCAGGCGTTTCTGATGAAGAGATAGAAAATAACATAGAAAAACTTCGCGAATGGATTAAACTTGATAAAAAATACCAGAAGTTATAG
- a CDS encoding NAD(P)/FAD-dependent oxidoreductase: protein MYDVVVIGAGVIGAAVSRELSKFNLKTIILEKTNDVACGTTKANSAIVHAGYDAHVGTNKGKFNALGNEMYGDVCKELEVPFKRIGSLVVAFDEEDIPTLEELLENGKELKIPGLEIIGKKRIKEMEPNLSDEIVAALYAPSAGIVEPWELAIAYAENAMDNGVELSLNTEVVDIEKKENVYSIKTNKGNFESKFVINCAGVYADKIYNMVVDNPEFEIKPRRGQYYLLDKEVNGLVNKVIFQCPTKLGKGVLVAPTVDGNVIVGPDAEDLDQNQKEATNTTGDRLEFVRNMALKSCADIPFGKNITTFAGLRAEPSTGDFIIGESEFAKNFINCAGIKSPGLSSAPAIACHIADLVEELSGGLEQNKDYNPKRRPRVKFEELNAEEKAEMIKKDSRYGRIICRCEMITEGEIVDAIHRNAGGRTLNGIKRRVRPGAGRCQGGFCGPRVMEILARELKMDMEDVLQENEGSKILVGRTKEI from the coding sequence ATGTATGATGTAGTGGTAATTGGAGCTGGAGTAATTGGAGCTGCTGTTTCTAGAGAATTATCAAAATTTAATTTGAAGACGATTATTTTAGAAAAAACAAATGATGTAGCATGTGGAACGACAAAAGCAAATAGTGCAATAGTTCATGCTGGATATGATGCACATGTAGGGACTAATAAGGGAAAATTTAATGCGCTTGGAAACGAGATGTATGGAGATGTATGCAAAGAGTTAGAAGTTCCTTTTAAAAGAATTGGTTCGTTAGTCGTTGCTTTTGATGAAGAAGATATTCCTACATTAGAAGAATTACTTGAAAATGGTAAGGAACTAAAGATACCAGGCCTTGAAATCATAGGAAAAAAGAGAATAAAAGAAATGGAACCAAATTTAAGTGATGAGATAGTAGCTGCATTATATGCTCCTTCAGCAGGGATAGTAGAGCCTTGGGAATTGGCTATAGCGTATGCGGAAAATGCAATGGACAATGGAGTGGAACTTAGTTTGAATACAGAAGTCGTTGATATTGAGAAGAAGGAAAACGTTTACAGTATCAAGACTAATAAAGGAAATTTCGAATCAAAATTCGTAATCAATTGTGCGGGAGTTTATGCAGATAAGATTTATAATATGGTAGTTGATAACCCAGAATTTGAAATAAAGCCGAGAAGAGGACAGTACTATCTCCTAGATAAAGAAGTTAATGGTTTAGTTAATAAGGTAATATTCCAATGTCCTACAAAACTTGGAAAAGGCGTATTGGTTGCACCTACTGTCGACGGAAATGTTATTGTAGGGCCTGATGCAGAAGATTTAGATCAAAATCAGAAAGAAGCAACAAACACTACTGGTGATCGTCTTGAGTTTGTTAGAAATATGGCGCTTAAATCGTGTGCAGATATTCCTTTTGGTAAAAATATTACTACATTTGCGGGTCTTAGAGCCGAGCCATCTACTGGAGATTTCATAATCGGAGAATCTGAATTTGCAAAGAATTTTATCAATTGTGCTGGAATTAAATCGCCAGGATTATCATCAGCTCCTGCGATAGCATGTCATATAGCAGACTTAGTGGAAGAATTATCTGGAGGATTGGAACAGAATAAAGACTATAATCCGAAAAGACGCCCTAGAGTAAAATTTGAAGAGCTTAATGCTGAAGAAAAAGCGGAAATGATAAAGAAAGATTCTAGATATGGAAGAATTATCTGCAGGTGTGAGATGATTACAGAGGGTGAAATAGTTGATGCTATACACAGAAATGCAGGTGGACGAACATTAAATGGTATAAAGAGAAGAGTTAGACCTGGAGCTGGACGTTGCCAAGGTGGATTCTGTGGACCAAGGGTAATGGAGATATTAGCTAGAGAGTTAAAGATGGATATGGAAGATGTTTTACAGGAAAATGAAGGATCCAAAATACTTGTTGGCAGAACAAAGGAAATTTAG
- a CDS encoding sigma 54-interacting transcriptional regulator, whose translation MNIIRTPKNDRFSWVDEVTAKDYEDVLNAFEQGICVVSASGRIVYINRAYEDIFNMSDFIVRGRSIFNTVKDEMLLKAYKNRKKYTGIVNYDGRKDGVFGMAFPFFKDNEYQGVVGLYTLDSKSIKRETAVLRVKDKKELTNPFDNVIGQSRSLVEQMNIAYKVAKTNSTVLIRGESGTGKEVVARAIHKYGNRNDKPFVAVNCGAIPINLIESELFGYEKGAFTGANHQRIGKFELAHGGTLFLDEIGDLPLEVQVKLLRVIQEKEFERIGGNESINVDVRIVAATHKNLEKMIDEGEFREDLYYRINIIPIELDALRERKEDIPLLVDYFLEKTKNRLCVDELDIDSKAMEALMQYDWPGNVRELENILERMAILSEDSIIGFADVPSHIANVYRYNPKTTDYSGLINMSSSGEIATMEEYECEVIMRAMKKYKSFNAAGKALGITHKTVASKVRKYGIEY comes from the coding sequence ATGAATATTATCAGGACGCCAAAAAATGATCGATTTTCATGGGTAGATGAAGTTACAGCAAAAGACTATGAAGATGTTTTAAACGCATTTGAACAAGGAATATGTGTTGTAAGTGCTAGTGGGCGAATAGTCTATATTAATAGAGCTTATGAAGATATTTTTAATATGAGTGATTTCATAGTTAGAGGAAGAAGTATTTTCAATACTGTAAAGGATGAAATGCTTCTAAAGGCATATAAAAATAGAAAAAAATATACTGGAATCGTCAATTATGATGGCCGAAAAGATGGTGTTTTTGGAATGGCTTTTCCCTTCTTTAAAGATAATGAGTATCAAGGCGTAGTTGGATTATATACATTAGATTCAAAATCTATTAAGAGAGAAACTGCAGTTCTTAGAGTAAAGGATAAAAAAGAGCTTACGAATCCATTTGATAATGTAATAGGGCAAAGTAGATCACTTGTAGAACAAATGAATATAGCCTATAAGGTTGCTAAGACAAATTCGACTGTACTGATTAGAGGAGAAAGTGGTACTGGAAAGGAAGTTGTTGCAAGAGCTATTCATAAATACGGAAATAGAAATGATAAACCATTTGTTGCAGTTAATTGTGGGGCTATTCCAATAAATCTTATAGAATCAGAGTTATTTGGCTATGAGAAAGGGGCTTTTACCGGTGCAAATCACCAAAGAATTGGTAAGTTTGAATTAGCTCATGGTGGAACTTTGTTTTTAGACGAAATAGGTGATTTACCACTTGAGGTTCAAGTAAAACTTCTTAGAGTTATCCAGGAGAAGGAGTTTGAGAGAATTGGTGGAAATGAAAGTATTAATGTGGATGTAAGAATAGTTGCAGCTACTCACAAAAACCTGGAGAAAATGATTGATGAAGGTGAATTTAGAGAAGACCTGTACTATAGAATAAATATAATTCCAATAGAATTGGATGCATTGCGTGAAAGAAAGGAAGATATACCCCTTTTAGTTGATTATTTTTTGGAGAAGACTAAAAACCGTTTATGTGTTGATGAGCTAGATATAGATTCCAAAGCAATGGAAGCATTAATGCAATATGATTGGCCAGGAAATGTTCGTGAATTGGAAAATATACTAGAACGAATGGCAATATTGAGTGAAGATAGTATAATAGGTTTTGCTGATGTTCCTAGTCATATTGCAAATGTTTATAGATACAATCCAAAGACAACAGATTATAGTGGTCTTATAAATATGAGTTCTTCGGGAGAAATTGCTACTATGGAAGAGTATGAGTGTGAAGTTATAATGAGAGCGATGAAGAAATACAAGAGTTTCAATGCTGCAGGTAAAGCATTGGGAATCACTCATAAAACAGTAGCCTCGAAAGTAAGAAAGTATGGAATAGAATATTGA
- a CDS encoding glycine/sarcosine/betaine reductase component B subunit, with product MGIGPSTKETSLHYFRDPLLEVIEQDTDLDLLGVMVVGTPQDNTEKYFVGERAAVWAEAMRADGVVFSCDGWGNSHVDYANTFEQLGSRNIPTVGITFQGTQAKFVVTNQYMDTIVDINKSKEGIETEVVGENNLISSDARKAVALLKLKMRKMGR from the coding sequence ATGGGAATAGGACCTTCGACTAAAGAGACGAGTTTACATTATTTTAGAGATCCGTTACTTGAGGTTATAGAGCAGGATACGGATTTGGATTTACTTGGGGTTATGGTTGTGGGAACACCACAAGATAACACCGAAAAATATTTTGTAGGAGAACGTGCTGCTGTTTGGGCAGAAGCTATGAGAGCTGATGGAGTTGTGTTTTCTTGCGATGGATGGGGAAATTCGCATGTAGATTATGCAAATACTTTTGAACAACTTGGTTCTAGAAATATACCAACAGTTGGAATAACATTTCAAGGAACACAGGCTAAATTTGTAGTAACAAATCAGTATATGGATACTATAGTGGATATAAATAAATCAAAAGAGGGAATAGAAACTGAAGTTGTTGGAGAAAATAATTTAATCAGTTCTGATGCAAGAAAAGCTGTAGCCCTTTTGAAATTAAAAATGAGAAAGATGGGAAGGTAG
- a CDS encoding FAD-dependent oxidoreductase: MLNYDIVVIGGGPAGLAAAIEARKNGVDSILVIERDRELGGILQQCIHNGFGLHEFKEELTGPEYAERFILELKKENIDYKLDTMVLDVSEDKKIAMINTKDGYTEIQAKAVVLSMGCRERTRGAIAIPGYRPAGIFSAGTAQRYLNMEGYMVGKKVVILGSGDIGLIMARRMTLEGAEVQAVAELMPYSGGLNRNIVQCLHDYNIPLLLSHTITDIRGKDRVEGVTIAEVDENRRPISGTEKHYDCDTVLFSVGLIPENELSRGAGVQIDRRTSGPIVNECMETSIEGIFGCGNVVHVHDLVDFVTAESRRAGEMAAKYVNKELKNEGNIILTKPQSGIGYIVPQKIREINVQKEVTLFMRVRDVYHNAEMVVKADGEEIKRMKKRHLAPGEMEKVILEKSLFEDKNYKEISIEIEA, from the coding sequence GTGTTGAATTATGATATTGTAGTAATTGGAGGCGGTCCAGCAGGGCTTGCAGCAGCTATAGAAGCAAGAAAAAATGGAGTAGATAGTATTTTAGTTATAGAAAGAGATCGTGAACTTGGTGGTATATTGCAGCAATGTATTCACAATGGATTTGGACTTCATGAATTTAAAGAGGAACTTACAGGTCCTGAATATGCAGAACGATTTATATTGGAATTAAAAAAGGAAAATATTGATTATAAATTAGATACTATGGTATTAGATGTATCAGAGGACAAAAAAATAGCTATGATAAATACAAAAGATGGGTATACTGAAATACAAGCGAAGGCAGTTGTATTATCTATGGGATGTAGAGAGAGAACTCGTGGAGCAATTGCTATTCCAGGATATAGACCAGCAGGAATATTTAGTGCTGGTACAGCCCAGAGATACCTTAATATGGAAGGATACATGGTTGGGAAAAAAGTAGTTATACTTGGTTCGGGAGATATCGGTCTAATTATGGCTAGAAGGATGACATTAGAAGGCGCTGAGGTTCAAGCTGTAGCCGAGCTTATGCCGTACTCGGGTGGACTGAATAGAAATATAGTTCAGTGTTTGCATGATTACAATATACCTTTGCTATTGAGTCATACAATCACAGATATAAGAGGGAAAGATCGAGTGGAAGGTGTTACTATAGCTGAAGTTGACGAGAATAGACGTCCTATATCGGGAACTGAAAAACATTATGATTGTGATACAGTGTTGTTTTCTGTTGGCTTAATTCCGGAAAATGAATTGTCTAGAGGAGCTGGGGTTCAAATTGATAGGCGAACAAGTGGTCCTATTGTAAATGAATGTATGGAAACATCTATTGAAGGAATTTTTGGATGTGGTAATGTCGTTCATGTTCATGATTTAGTTGATTTTGTGACAGCAGAGAGTAGAAGAGCTGGTGAAATGGCAGCTAAATATGTTAATAAAGAGCTTAAAAATGAAGGAAATATTATTCTTACAAAACCACAGAGTGGAATAGGATATATAGTTCCACAAAAAATTAGAGAGATAAATGTTCAAAAGGAAGTAACTCTATTTATGAGAGTTAGAGATGTATATCACAATGCAGAGATGGTTGTGAAAGCAGATGGTGAAGAAATCAAGCGTATGAAAAAACGTCATTTGGCACCTGGTGAGATGGAAAAAGTTATATTAGAAAAATCTTTATTTGAAGATAAAAATTACAAAGAGATTTCTATAGAAATAGAGGCTTAA
- the prdD gene encoding proline reductase cluster protein PrdD → MNEIELRRLVIKAFHVKKVILGEKDRLKNQVLEISLDGIQEIEEANENIIDIKVDIIEPGDHNREINTIMDIVPISTKVIGKIGEGITHTITGAYFMLTGADEEGNQMHEFGSSEGLLSNQLVLDRAGTPGKRDYIIHMDVKLRAGVPFSRELANAAFEAGDKFIQNFRQILKRIDGRECTESHEYYDKIRPGKKKVVLIKQIAGQGAMYDNRLLASEPSGFIGGRSIIDMGNVPVILSPNEYRDGALRSLE, encoded by the coding sequence ATGAATGAAATTGAATTGAGGCGATTGGTGATCAAGGCATTTCATGTGAAAAAGGTGATTTTAGGAGAAAAAGATCGTCTTAAAAATCAGGTTTTAGAAATATCACTAGATGGAATTCAGGAAATAGAAGAGGCAAATGAAAATATAATTGATATAAAAGTTGATATTATAGAGCCTGGAGATCATAATAGAGAAATTAATACTATCATGGATATAGTGCCAATATCTACAAAAGTAATAGGAAAAATTGGCGAAGGAATAACTCATACTATTACTGGAGCATATTTCATGCTTACAGGAGCAGATGAAGAAGGAAACCAAATGCATGAATTTGGATCAAGTGAAGGGTTACTAAGTAATCAATTGGTGCTAGATAGAGCTGGAACACCTGGCAAAAGAGATTATATAATTCACATGGACGTAAAATTAAGAGCAGGAGTACCATTTTCCAGAGAACTAGCAAATGCAGCGTTTGAAGCTGGGGATAAATTTATACAAAACTTTAGACAGATATTAAAGAGAATAGATGGTAGGGAATGTACTGAATCACATGAATACTATGATAAGATCCGACCAGGAAAGAAAAAAGTTGTACTAATAAAACAAATAGCTGGTCAAGGAGCTATGTACGACAATAGGTTGTTAGCTAGTGAGCCAAGTGGATTTATTGGTGGTAGATCAATTATAGATATGGGAAATGTACCAGTCATATTAAGTCCAAATGAATATAGAGACGGAGCTCTTAGGAGCTTAGAATAG
- a CDS encoding DUF1667 domain-containing protein: MSEKEMICIVCPMGCRMTLIKDDNQPDGYRVDGNTCKRGYNYAIEEQTNPKRVIPTTVKIKSGILNRLPVKTNGAVPKELIFECMKVINKVEVEAPIKTGDVVVENILGTGIDVVATRTMERV; encoded by the coding sequence ATGAGTGAAAAAGAAATGATCTGTATCGTATGCCCTATGGGATGTCGAATGACTTTGATAAAAGATGATAATCAGCCAGATGGCTATAGAGTTGATGGTAATACATGTAAAAGAGGATATAATTATGCAATAGAAGAGCAGACAAATCCTAAAAGAGTTATTCCTACAACTGTAAAAATTAAAAGTGGTATATTAAATAGATTGCCAGTTAAAACAAATGGTGCGGTTCCAAAAGAACTCATATTTGAATGTATGAAGGTTATAAATAAGGTGGAAGTTGAAGCTCCTATAAAAACTGGTGATGTAGTTGTTGAAAATATTTTAGGAACGGGAATAGATGTAGTAGCTACGAGAACTATGGAGCGAGTATAA